The genomic region ATCTTGGTCCAATGTTCAGATGTGAAAAACCGCAGTCAGGCAGATTTCGGCAGTTTAATCAATTTGGGATCGAGATAATTGGCACTAAATCTTCCGCCGCAGATGCTGAGGTAATCATTACCGTTTTAGATGTTTATAAAAAGTTGGGCTTAAAAAATCTTGAGATATTAATAAATAGTGTCGGTTGTAAAGAGTGTAGAGGTGCTTATGTCCAAAAATTAAAAAAATATCTGGAAGATAAAAAAAGTTTTCTATGTTTGGAATGCAAAGAAAGGTATAATAAAAATCCTTTAAGAGTTTTAGATTGTAAAAAAGATAGTTGTAAAAAAATCATAGCATCAGCCCCGTTAATTATTGAAAATCTTTGTCAGGAATGTAAATTACATTTTTCAGAAGTAAAATCATTTCTCCACGATCAAAAAATAATATTTAAAGAGGATCCTAAATTGGTAAGGGGATTAGATTATTATACTAAAACCGCTTTTGAAATTATATCAGGAGGCTTAGGAGCTCAGAATGCGATAGGTGGAGGCGGAAGATATGATGACTTGATTGAGGAATTGGGAGGAAAATCGACTCCGGCAGTAGGATTTGCCGCAGGAATAGAGAGAATGATGATTGTTATAGAACAACAGCAGATCAAATGGCCTGAAGAAAAGGCCTTAGATGTATTTGTAGCTAAAGCTAAGGATGAGAATATAGAAGCAGCTTTTGGATTATTGCAAAAAATAAGAAATGCAGGTTTATCGGCTGATATGGATTATTCCGAAAGTAGTCTAAAATCGCAGATGAGGATTGCTAATAAAAGTGGAGCCAGATATACAGTTATAGTTGGAGAAGAAGAATTTTCCAAACATATGGTTATTCTTCGCAATATGCAAACCAAAGAACAAAAAGAAGTTAAGATAGATGACTTGATCGATCAATTATAAAAGAGATCAGGCATGTAATACAACCTAACCTGACTCCCTATAGGAGGAAATATATGGAAGTTATTAGAATAAGCGATATTGCAAATTATGAAGGAAAAGAAGTGGAAATTAGGGGATGGCTCTACAATAGACGTTCCAGCGGTAAAATAAAATTCTTGATTGTGAGGGATGGAACAAGTTTTGTTCAGGCAACTCTCATCAAAAACGAAATGGATGAAAATATTTTCGATCAAGCGGATAATATTAGTTATGAATCATCGATAAAAGTAACAGGATTAGTGAAAGAAGAAAAGAGAGTTCCTTTGGGATATGAAGTGTTGGTAAAGAATATTGAAGTAGTTAGTCCAGCTGAAGATAATTACCCAATTACCCTGAAAGAACATGGTACAGGATATCTGATGGATTACCGCCATCTCTGGCTAAGAACACCTCGGCAAAACGCTATTTTAAAAATAAGGGCAGAAATAATCAAATCTATACGCGATTTTTTAGATACGAATGGTTTTATTTTAATAGATACTCCCATACTTACCCCAGCCGCTTGCGAAGGAACTACTACTTTATTTGAGACCGAATATTTCGGCGATAAGGCTTACCTTACACAAAGCGGACAGCTTTACAATGAGGCAACCGCTGCAGCTTTCGGAAAAGTATATTGTTTTGGACCAACTTTTCGAGCTGAAAAATCTAAAACCAGAAGACATCTGATGGAGTTTTGGATGGTAGAACCCGAAGCATCCTATGTGGATTTTGAGGAATGCAATAAAATTGAAGAGAATTTAATAGCTTATATTGTCGGGAAAGTGTTAGAAAAAAGGACGCAAGAATTAAATATATTAGAAAGAGATACATCAAAATTAAAGCTTATCATGACACCTTTTCCCAGGATCTCATATGATGAAGCAATAGATATTTTAAAAAGTAACGGAGTAAAAGTTGAATGGGGAGATGACTTTGGCGGAGAGGATGAAACTATTTTATCCAATAAATATGATCGGCCGGTATTTGTTCACCGCTATCCGGTAAAGTGCAAGGCATTTTATATGAAACCTGATCCGGAAAGAGAAGAAGTTGTATTGGGAGCCGATCTTTTAGCGCCGGAAGGATATGGTGAAATTATCGGAGGCGGACAAAGAATTGATGATTATAAATTATTAGAACAAAGACTTAAAGAACATGGATTGCCCAGAGAAAAGTACGAATGGTATTTAGATTTAAGAAAATATGGATCAGTCCCTCATTCCGGATTTGGTTTAGGGATAGAAAGAACGGTTGCCTGGATATGCGGTCTGAATCATATTCGCGAAACCATCCCCTTTCCCAGGATGCTGAATAAGATTTATCCATGAGAACAGTCTTAAGTGTAAAATATTTTGTTAGCTGGTTACTAAAAAAGCCAGAATAAAAATCTGTATCTTTACTGGATACTCGATACAATCTTTTCTTAGTATTTCTCTAATTGGTAAATCGGTGCATTAGTGAATTGGTAAATCGGATAATTATATTATATTGTATCTTGAATTTAATACTAACGACTAACGACTAATTTAATCGGTGAATTATTCCAGTTCTCTTCTCTTTACTGAATACTATATACTAGATATTAAGTACTGTTTTTACTCGATACTAGATACATATTTACAAAGGAGTGTAGACAAATAAAATGACAAACAAGAAAAATATTATTGAACCTATGGGTTCTTGGAAGAAAACCAATTCCTGTGGAGAACTCAGGAAAAATGATATAGGAAAGGAAGTAATTTTAATGGGTTGGGCTCAGAGCAGAAGAGACCATGGCGGTTTGATATTTATTGATTTGAGGGATCGAGAGGGGATTACCCAAATTGTTTTTGATCCTGAAGTCTCTGCTGCAGTGCATGACAAAGCCCATATCATCAAAAATGAATATGTGATTGCAGTTGAAGGGAAGGTTGCCTCTCGTTTAGCTAATGCAAAAAATCCTAATATGCCAACCGGAGAGGTCGAAATCAAAGCCAGACAGGTAAAAATACTAAATACTTCCGATACACTTCCTTTTAATATAAATGATAAAATTGAAATAAATGATAATCTAAGATTAAAATATAGATATCTGGATTTAAGGCAATCAAAGATGCAAAGAAACTTGTATTTGCGGCATCAAACTTGTGCGGAAATAAGAAATTTTTTAAATAGTGAAGGTTTTTTAGATATAGAAACACCCTTTTTAACTAAGAGTACTCCGGAAGGAGCAAGAGATTATATAGTTCCCAGTAGAGTCAATCCGGGTAAATTTTATGCCCTGCCCCAATCTCCTCAATTATTTAAACAGTTATTAATGGTGGCAGGATTTGAAAAATACTACCAGATAGTAAGAT from Candidatus Atribacteria bacterium harbors:
- a CDS encoding histidine--tRNA ligase, which gives rise to MLIKVPKGTQDILPEDISKWYYIEDRIKEILNKYGYKEIRTPFFEYTDLFVRGIGESTDIVTKEMFTFLDRKGRSLTLRPEGTAPVVRAYLEKSMDRISKVIKLFYLGPMFRCEKPQSGRFRQFNQFGIEIIGTKSSAADAEVIITVLDVYKKLGLKNLEILINSVGCKECRGAYVQKLKKYLEDKKSFLCLECKERYNKNPLRVLDCKKDSCKKIIASAPLIIENLCQECKLHFSEVKSFLHDQKIIFKEDPKLVRGLDYYTKTAFEIISGGLGAQNAIGGGGRYDDLIEELGGKSTPAVGFAAGIERMMIVIEQQQIKWPEEKALDVFVAKAKDENIEAAFGLLQKIRNAGLSADMDYSESSLKSQMRIANKSGARYTVIVGEEEFSKHMVILRNMQTKEQKEVKIDDLIDQL
- a CDS encoding asparagine--tRNA ligase; amino-acid sequence: MEVIRISDIANYEGKEVEIRGWLYNRRSSGKIKFLIVRDGTSFVQATLIKNEMDENIFDQADNISYESSIKVTGLVKEEKRVPLGYEVLVKNIEVVSPAEDNYPITLKEHGTGYLMDYRHLWLRTPRQNAILKIRAEIIKSIRDFLDTNGFILIDTPILTPAACEGTTTLFETEYFGDKAYLTQSGQLYNEATAAAFGKVYCFGPTFRAEKSKTRRHLMEFWMVEPEASYVDFEECNKIEENLIAYIVGKVLEKRTQELNILERDTSKLKLIMTPFPRISYDEAIDILKSNGVKVEWGDDFGGEDETILSNKYDRPVFVHRYPVKCKAFYMKPDPEREEVVLGADLLAPEGYGEIIGGGQRIDDYKLLEQRLKEHGLPREKYEWYLDLRKYGSVPHSGFGLGIERTVAWICGLNHIRETIPFPRMLNKIYP